The DNA window CACTGCGTAAAGGTAATACTTCGGATTTCAATTATGCAGAGGGCAAACGGCAGTCAGAAGCCGCCTTCTTCCAACATGCAAACTTTCCGGTTTGTGCCATGCGAATTCCCATTGTTCTAGGACCAGATGATTATACGAAAAGATTGCATTTTCATGTGGAACGTGTGATGAATGGAACTCCCATTGGTGTACCAAATCCAGAAGCTGCGATGTCGTTGATTACCTCGGCTCAAAGCGCATCCTTTTTGCATTGGCTAGCAAGTGCACCTATAACCGGACCGGTTAATGCTTGCTCCGACGGCAAACTGAAAATTCGGGAGATCATTTCGCTGATAGAAAAAGAAACGGGAGCAACAGCGGTTATCAAAGCTGATACAGAACCAACGGACATGTCACCGTTTGGCATCCCCTCCAATTGGTACATGGATACTTCCAAAGCCCGCAAAGCGGGATATTCATTCGATAAAATCAATGATTGGCTTCCTGATTTAATCGGGGATATTGCTAGTGGGCGAGCTTAAGTTAGTTAACATTTTGGGAACGAATTGAAATAGGAACAAATAAGACATCCA is part of the Paenibacillus segetis genome and encodes:
- a CDS encoding NAD-dependent epimerase/dehydratase family protein — translated: MSNILVLGGSRYFGKRLVDLLLHEGIHNVTVATRGLTEVNYDGPVQRLILNRTDQQDLKKAAVAGPWDVVYDNICYSPNDALAAIDTFDGQVGRYILTSTLSVYDCAEYALKETAFDPYQYPLRKGNTSDFNYAEGKRQSEAAFFQHANFPVCAMRIPIVLGPDDYTKRLHFHVERVMNGTPIGVPNPEAAMSLITSAQSASFLHWLASAPITGPVNACSDGKLKIREIISLIEKETGATAVIKADTEPTDMSPFGIPSNWYMDTSKARKAGYSFDKINDWLPDLIGDIASGRA